The following are encoded in a window of Chloroflexaceae bacterium genomic DNA:
- a CDS encoding biotin/lipoyl-binding protein — translation MATITVSPPAAVQEDYVFVRPGMTAREIVQAVRNLQGVCLTSVSMRDSGQSDFKNRHRIYDLKTLAPMYNQMGLFSAECHGGARWHVGIMNRRESPFEEIQILRQLMPNVLLQTLVRETNLWGYRPYPRNVIEYAVSQVDIDVWRCFSFLNDVRNMRAVAEVVMKRGRLFEPAISFTVADWATDAYYLGVVREIVALAGGVDEIILCIKDMAGVGNPVRIGQLVTTIKEHYPELLVHYHRHVTDGLAVPALFAAAQAGAKIVDVQEDALVRFYGHSPILGVQAYFEEGGIHVHLNRSAAEQANQQVREWIGHYEWAESPFKGYDHGVTRHRMPGGAFPSSFEQAEKGGFLHLMPAILRVMSLYNQIVRYFDVTPGSQITWVTCSGIVNRYAKEQGEAGVRRLIALLSKFVEEQGQDMEAMSEEEREELLQLFRNASGDFKNLLVGGYGRLPVGWPADWVYQSAFGDEWQAKIQARTDLSPLDTLKDDNLDKLRQTLSEAIGRAPTEEEFILYLMHPKDALSFIEFRERYGMAPLVLPTDVWRNGLRRSGDKVDFELDGKPCCIELVSVGAEHEGVIHVVLKVNNVTRVYPVTTPRARKAEIRMAKGPNEIGAPINGNVWRIGNPQRGPIHVGDVVHKGEEVANLEAMKMENAILAPFTGRIAEVCIKLNDVVKEGQLLFVLEKEA, via the coding sequence ATGGCAACCATCACTGTCTCCCCGCCGGCCGCCGTTCAGGAAGATTACGTTTTTGTGCGGCCAGGCATGACCGCCCGCGAGATCGTCCAGGCGGTGCGCAATCTGCAGGGCGTCTGCCTGACGTCGGTGAGCATGCGCGACTCCGGGCAGTCCGACTTCAAGAATCGCCACCGGATCTACGATCTGAAGACCCTGGCCCCGATGTACAACCAGATGGGCCTCTTCAGCGCCGAGTGTCACGGCGGCGCACGCTGGCACGTCGGGATCATGAACCGCCGCGAGAGCCCGTTTGAGGAGATCCAGATCCTGCGCCAGTTGATGCCCAACGTCCTGCTCCAGACCCTGGTCCGCGAGACGAACCTGTGGGGCTACCGGCCTTACCCCCGGAACGTTATCGAGTACGCCGTCTCACAGGTGGATATTGATGTCTGGCGCTGTTTTTCGTTCCTCAACGATGTGCGCAATATGCGCGCGGTAGCCGAAGTGGTGATGAAGCGCGGACGGCTGTTCGAGCCGGCGATCTCGTTTACGGTGGCCGACTGGGCCACCGATGCGTACTATCTGGGTGTGGTCCGCGAGATCGTCGCCCTTGCCGGGGGCGTTGATGAGATTATCCTCTGCATCAAGGATATGGCCGGCGTCGGCAACCCGGTGCGCATCGGCCAGCTGGTGACGACAATCAAGGAGCACTACCCCGAGTTGCTGGTCCACTACCACCGCCACGTCACCGACGGGCTGGCTGTGCCGGCGCTGTTCGCCGCCGCCCAGGCCGGGGCCAAGATCGTTGATGTCCAGGAGGACGCCCTGGTGCGTTTCTACGGCCACTCGCCCATCCTCGGGGTGCAGGCCTACTTCGAGGAGGGCGGCATCCACGTGCATCTCAACCGGTCGGCTGCGGAGCAAGCCAACCAGCAGGTGCGCGAGTGGATCGGGCACTACGAGTGGGCCGAGTCGCCGTTCAAGGGTTACGATCACGGCGTGACCCGACACCGTATGCCCGGCGGGGCCTTTCCCAGCTCATTTGAGCAGGCCGAGAAAGGGGGGTTCCTGCACCTCATGCCGGCGATCCTGCGCGTCATGTCCCTCTATAACCAGATCGTGCGCTACTTCGACGTGACTCCGGGCTCGCAGATCACCTGGGTGACGTGCAGCGGGATCGTCAACCGCTATGCGAAGGAGCAGGGCGAGGCCGGCGTCCGGCGGCTCATCGCGCTGCTCAGCAAGTTCGTCGAGGAGCAGGGGCAGGATATGGAGGCCATGAGCGAGGAGGAGCGCGAGGAGCTCCTGCAACTGTTCCGCAACGCTTCCGGGGATTTCAAGAACCTGCTTGTGGGTGGCTACGGCAGGCTGCCAGTCGGCTGGCCGGCCGACTGGGTGTACCAGAGCGCCTTCGGCGACGAGTGGCAGGCGAAGATCCAGGCGCGCACCGACCTCTCGCCCCTCGATACGCTCAAGGACGACAATCTCGACAAGCTCCGCCAGACCTTGAGCGAGGCCATCGGGCGCGCGCCGACGGAGGAGGAGTTCATTCTCTACCTGATGCATCCCAAAGATGCCCTCAGCTTCATCGAGTTCCGCGAGCGCTACGGCATGGCGCCCCTGGTGCTGCCGACGGATGTCTGGCGCAACGGCCTGCGGCGCAGTGGCGATAAGGTTGATTTCGAGCTTGATGGCAAGCCATGCTGTATCGAGCTCGTATCAGTCGGCGCCGAACACGAGGGTGTCATCCACGTGGTGCTGAAGGTCAACAATGTGACCCGAGTCTACCCGGTGACGACGCCGCGGGCCAGGAAGGCGGAGATACGGATGGCAAAGGGCCCCAATGAAATCGGCGCTCCAATCAACGGCAACGTATGGCGCATCGGCAACCCGCAGCGCGGCCCGATCCATGTCGGCGATGTTGTGCACAAAGGCGAGGAGGTGGCAAACCTCGAGGCAATGAAGATGGAAAACGCCATTCTCGCCCCCTTCACCGGCCGTATTGCCGAGGTCTGCATCAAGCTGAACGACGTGGTGAAGGAAGGGCAGTTGCTGTTCGTGCTGGAGAAGGAAGCCTGA
- a CDS encoding MASE1 domain-containing protein encodes MILNALLCGVYVVVASLGLLFATAPNPFSPVWPLSGVVFLALFQGGLWLWPGVFVGEMITGIWIGIPVPIEIGIAVCSTLEAVIGVALLRPLLGPSFELDALKEVLAFIAVTMLISVPLAATGASALFILSQGIPGAEAWRFWRTWWIGDVMGVLTVAPALVALQRPGIRYLRWNRIVEVAVLYGLLITVTGVVMRFELNYAYVLFVFVIWAALRFGPHGAAVAIGVISILTIGLTRLGNGPFVVAAFDNGLFFLQTFLAVLVVTGLIMSALVAERERRLRATRLLADVGGVLTKRADEAQMLDTAARHIAAWVDGCCIDLLERDGRLQTVAAACLDPGCKPHLTALRQIVADPAEPYLLTRVIQERRPLMLADPDQDLAVRITPGGARRALWSAIRPTMLIAAPLIARDQPLGALLLFSNHPAGIYRRLDLEAVQELAERLTQALVTARLSTELARLNRFEALGQLASGIAHDFNNLLTVIEGHSELALDSLEGDHPARADLDAIRSVLKRGKDLVRELQIIGQRGEVAMQRRDLNELVRQTDLLLRPLLGKDVELIYRLAPDALLCQVEPVQFERVLVNLVKNARDAMPSGGRITISTGRCEIVWQDPDVPELAPGRYVQLTVRDTGSGIAPEVAARIFEPYFTTKGPGKGAGLGLTISYSLIRQMRGTITLQSEVGRGAEFVIYLPELPAEDKTG; translated from the coding sequence GTGATCCTCAATGCGCTCCTCTGCGGAGTCTATGTGGTCGTAGCGTCGCTCGGGCTGCTCTTTGCCACGGCGCCGAATCCATTCTCACCGGTGTGGCCCCTGTCCGGAGTTGTCTTCCTGGCCCTGTTCCAGGGAGGCCTGTGGCTCTGGCCAGGGGTATTCGTCGGTGAAATGATCACCGGAATATGGATAGGCATTCCGGTTCCAATCGAGATTGGAATCGCGGTATGTTCCACCCTGGAGGCGGTCATTGGCGTGGCATTGCTCCGGCCGCTACTTGGTCCCTCGTTCGAACTCGACGCGCTCAAAGAGGTGCTGGCGTTCATCGCCGTCACGATGCTGATCAGCGTTCCGCTCGCCGCCACCGGGGCGAGCGCGTTGTTTATACTGAGCCAGGGGATTCCTGGCGCCGAAGCCTGGCGCTTCTGGCGCACCTGGTGGATCGGCGACGTGATGGGCGTGCTGACGGTTGCGCCGGCGCTCGTTGCGTTGCAACGGCCGGGGATTCGCTACCTGCGCTGGAACCGCATCGTCGAGGTGGCCGTGCTGTATGGCCTGCTCATCACAGTCACGGGCGTCGTAATGCGTTTCGAGTTAAACTACGCCTACGTGCTCTTCGTCTTCGTCATCTGGGCCGCCCTGCGGTTCGGACCTCACGGCGCCGCTGTCGCGATTGGCGTCATTTCTATCCTGACAATCGGGCTGACCAGGCTGGGGAACGGGCCCTTCGTCGTTGCGGCCTTCGACAACGGCCTCTTTTTTTTGCAGACTTTCCTGGCCGTGCTGGTTGTAACCGGGCTGATCATGAGCGCCCTGGTCGCCGAGCGGGAGCGCCGGTTGCGCGCCACGCGGCTTCTGGCCGATGTTGGCGGCGTTCTGACGAAGCGCGCCGACGAGGCGCAGATGCTGGACACCGCCGCGAGGCATATTGCCGCCTGGGTTGATGGTTGTTGCATCGATCTCCTTGAGCGCGATGGACGGCTGCAGACCGTTGCCGCGGCCTGCCTCGACCCGGGCTGCAAACCACACCTTACCGCGCTGCGCCAGATCGTTGCTGACCCGGCTGAACCGTACCTGCTCACTCGAGTGATCCAGGAACGCCGGCCCCTTATGCTCGCCGACCCGGATCAGGATCTGGCCGTCCGGATTACGCCCGGCGGGGCGCGCCGGGCGCTATGGTCGGCCATACGGCCAACCATGCTCATCGCCGCGCCGCTGATCGCCCGCGATCAACCCCTTGGCGCGTTGTTGCTGTTCAGCAATCACCCGGCGGGGATCTACCGGCGCCTTGATCTGGAAGCGGTACAGGAACTTGCCGAGCGGCTGACTCAGGCCCTCGTCACAGCTCGATTATCTACCGAGCTGGCGCGTCTGAACCGCTTTGAGGCCCTGGGTCAACTGGCAAGCGGCATCGCCCACGACTTCAACAACCTGCTCACGGTTATCGAAGGACACAGCGAACTGGCGCTGGATAGTCTGGAAGGCGACCACCCGGCGCGGGCCGATCTCGATGCCATCCGGTCAGTGCTGAAACGGGGGAAGGACCTGGTGCGCGAACTGCAGATCATCGGCCAGCGTGGCGAGGTGGCGATGCAGCGCCGTGACCTGAATGAACTGGTTCGGCAGACCGATCTGTTGTTGCGACCCTTGCTGGGGAAGGATGTGGAGCTAATTTACCGTCTGGCGCCGGATGCGCTCCTGTGCCAGGTTGAACCAGTTCAGTTCGAGCGCGTCCTGGTCAACCTGGTCAAAAATGCCCGCGACGCGATGCCGTCAGGCGGGCGGATTACGATCAGCACGGGCCGTTGCGAGATTGTCTGGCAGGATCCTGATGTACCTGAGCTGGCGCCAGGAAGGTACGTGCAACTGACGGTTCGCGATACCGGCAGCGGGATCGCTCCCGAGGTCGCGGCGCGCATTTTCGAGCCGTACTTTACCACCAAGGGTCCCGGCAAGGGCGCTGGTCTGGGTCTGACGATCAGCTACAGCCTGATCAGGCAGATGCGGGGGACGATTACGCTCCAGTCAGAGGTGGGGCGTGGCGCGGAGTTTGTGATCTACCTGCCCGAATTACCGGCTGAGGACAAAACCGGTTGA
- a CDS encoding STAS domain-containing protein encodes MIFGLAVAALRGATGGGQLTLRILIIAFVASVIASIGYASLLLRELYDYTSWPNALWSLSYCTVIAGACYHSWYAAEPGAVTASVSNTSHDMLAWLPYLTIAFGFGVFFVSAVADWEIGHSPLIIIATVLTGVLVVRQERALRAERLARQESMQAQRMLEQINHELERRVNQRTAELALALEDVKRHAADQAALLNAIEQQRDIIREMSVPVLPVGNDTLVMPLVGVLDSARLVQVQEHALKRIEASRARRLLLDITGVPSVDAQVAQGLVRVVQAARLLGASTTLVGVRPEVAQSIVNLGLDLSHIHTESDLQSALALQRHVSL; translated from the coding sequence GTGATCTTCGGCCTGGCCGTTGCAGCATTGCGTGGTGCAACCGGCGGTGGTCAGCTTACCCTGCGGATCTTGATTATCGCTTTTGTCGCCTCGGTTATTGCCTCCATAGGCTACGCATCGCTTCTGCTCCGGGAACTCTACGACTACACTTCCTGGCCCAACGCGCTCTGGTCACTGAGCTACTGCACCGTGATCGCAGGCGCGTGCTATCACTCCTGGTACGCTGCTGAGCCAGGGGCCGTGACCGCATCGGTATCGAACACGTCACACGATATGTTGGCGTGGCTGCCGTACCTGACCATTGCCTTTGGGTTCGGCGTCTTTTTCGTCTCTGCGGTTGCAGACTGGGAGATCGGACACAGTCCGTTGATCATCATCGCTACAGTTCTCACCGGTGTACTGGTTGTACGCCAGGAACGGGCCCTCCGCGCCGAACGACTCGCCAGACAGGAGAGTATGCAGGCGCAACGGATGCTGGAGCAGATCAATCACGAGTTGGAACGGCGCGTCAACCAGCGCACCGCCGAACTCGCCCTGGCGCTGGAAGATGTCAAACGACACGCCGCCGATCAGGCGGCATTGCTCAACGCCATCGAGCAGCAACGCGACATAATTCGCGAGATGAGCGTGCCGGTTCTGCCGGTTGGTAACGACACCCTGGTTATGCCACTGGTCGGAGTCCTTGATAGCGCCCGCCTGGTGCAGGTCCAGGAGCATGCCCTCAAGCGGATCGAAGCGAGCCGTGCCCGCCGACTGTTGCTCGACATTACCGGGGTGCCGAGCGTGGACGCGCAGGTAGCCCAGGGGCTGGTTCGCGTGGTGCAGGCGGCGCGTCTGCTTGGCGCCAGTACGACTCTGGTCGGTGTCCGCCCTGAGGTCGCGCAATCGATCGTCAACCTCGGGCTCGACCTCAGCCACATCCACACCGAAAGCGATTTGCAGAGCGCATTAGCACTCCAGCGACACGTATCCTTGTAG
- a CDS encoding CAP domain-containing protein — translation MQRFRQSIVVVTGWFLALLALLLLLPGGAVFGTEQPSSASFVHLPLVIRHPLRGSWLDYVNYHRATARLPPVTENPSWSYGNTLHARYTVKNDLVEHTEDPGNPWYTPEGLAAAQSSNLVAHSDINATDAWAIDRWMQGPFHAIGIIDPELLQSGYGSYREADGGLQMGAGLDVIRGLGRRPSSVTFPVQWPADGAIVPLTAHQGEYPDPLASCPGYSLPSGLPIILQLGPGDRTPAVAASAFLQGTTPLPHCVFDETSYVNADSAQQALGRVILDARDAVIVIPRSPLTPGMSYTVSVTANGQTHTWSFTVSSSATTVSE, via the coding sequence ATGCAGCGGTTCAGGCAATCAATTGTCGTTGTGACCGGGTGGTTCCTTGCTCTGCTTGCCCTGCTTCTGCTCCTGCCAGGCGGCGCTGTCTTCGGCACGGAACAACCCTCGTCTGCAAGCTTCGTGCATCTGCCGCTGGTAATCCGCCACCCGTTGCGGGGAAGTTGGCTCGATTATGTTAATTATCATCGAGCCACAGCCAGACTGCCCCCGGTTACCGAGAATCCAAGTTGGAGCTATGGCAATACCCTGCACGCCCGTTATACGGTTAAGAACGATCTCGTCGAACACACCGAAGATCCGGGCAACCCCTGGTACACCCCCGAAGGTCTGGCCGCCGCCCAATCCAGCAATCTTGTGGCTCATTCTGATATCAACGCAACGGATGCGTGGGCCATTGACAGGTGGATGCAGGGCCCCTTTCATGCCATCGGCATCATTGACCCCGAATTGCTGCAGTCCGGTTATGGGAGTTATCGCGAGGCCGATGGCGGCCTGCAAATGGGAGCGGGACTAGACGTGATCCGCGGGCTGGGCAGGCGTCCTTCTTCAGTAACCTTTCCCGTGCAATGGCCGGCTGATGGCGCGATTGTCCCGCTGACTGCACATCAAGGCGAGTACCCCGATCCGCTCGCCAGTTGTCCGGGCTACAGCCTTCCAAGCGGCCTGCCGATAATCCTGCAACTCGGCCCTGGAGATCGGACGCCTGCAGTTGCCGCTTCGGCGTTTCTGCAGGGCACTACGCCGCTTCCACATTGCGTGTTCGACGAAACGAGCTATGTGAACGCTGATTCTGCGCAGCAGGCCCTGGGTCGGGTCATTCTCGACGCCCGCGATGCTGTCATCGTGATTCCCCGCAGCCCGCTTACGCCCGGCATGAGCTACACGGTTTCGGTTACTGCAAACGGGCAAACGCACACCTGGTCGTTTACGGTCTCAAGCAGCGCCACGACGGTTTCGGAGTAG
- a CDS encoding Rieske (2Fe-2S) protein → MRVKIGTSADFPEATLVEVTGQNINLVAARINGKIYAAHGLCPHLNLPLNRSHLEGSTLTCSWHGSQFDMTTGKNLDWVRGLGGMRLPGWSRALIALGKEPTPLTTYPVTEEQGEVFVDL, encoded by the coding sequence ATGCGCGTCAAAATAGGCACATCGGCCGATTTTCCTGAGGCCACTCTGGTCGAGGTAACCGGCCAGAACATCAACCTGGTGGCGGCCCGGATCAATGGCAAGATCTATGCGGCCCACGGGCTGTGCCCGCACCTCAACCTGCCGCTAAACCGCAGCCATCTCGAGGGCAGTACCCTGACATGCTCCTGGCATGGTTCGCAGTTCGATATGACCACTGGCAAGAACCTGGACTGGGTGCGCGGGCTTGGCGGCATGCGCCTCCCTGGCTGGTCGCGCGCGCTGATCGCCCTGGGCAAGGAGCCAACCCCTCTGACCACCTATCCGGTCACCGAGGAGCAGGGCGAAGTGTTTGTGGATCTGTAG
- a CDS encoding NAD(P)H-dependent oxidoreductase, translated as MRVVILNGAAADDSLGARVERAVLAHLASQDHSVRTFTLRDNKIGNCAGDFFCWVRSPGQCMVADDNREIAAAVANADLLIYLTPITFGGYSSTLKKAVDHQIQNISPFFVTLSGETHHARRYARYADLLVIGWQPERNPAAAAIFRHLVWRNSLNLYARTWHCEIVSGDPTEAALALQIAFALDIMARGESDPRPTLPINQLDPDQGRAAPRSALLLVGSPRTSTSTSHAIGDYLMQQLEARGVQTEITHIYTTLNNPHKMQHLLGQIERADLTVPAFPLYFDTLPAPVILLLERLAAHRAAHPAPAAGFAALVNCGFPEPQHNANALAVCAEFARSAGFAWLGGLALGGGEGVVHGTPLTELDGRARPLKKALALAAEALARGRSIPPEARKLISRPLIPPWAYRLVGTFGWRQAARRWGAHKHLKRRPYQAEE; from the coding sequence ATGCGCGTCGTGATCTTAAACGGCGCCGCTGCCGATGACTCCCTCGGCGCACGAGTCGAACGCGCCGTGCTTGCGCACCTGGCATCGCAGGACCACAGCGTGCGAACCTTTACCCTGCGCGACAACAAAATTGGCAATTGCGCTGGCGATTTCTTCTGCTGGGTGCGCAGCCCCGGTCAGTGCATGGTCGCCGATGACAACCGTGAGATCGCCGCCGCCGTCGCCAATGCCGACCTGCTCATCTACCTCACCCCCATAACCTTCGGCGGGTACAGCTCTACCCTTAAAAAGGCCGTTGACCACCAGATCCAGAATATCTCGCCCTTCTTTGTTACCCTCAGCGGCGAGACCCACCACGCCAGACGCTACGCCCGCTACGCCGACCTCCTCGTCATTGGCTGGCAGCCCGAGCGCAACCCCGCCGCCGCGGCCATCTTCCGCCACCTGGTCTGGCGCAACAGTCTCAATCTGTATGCCCGGACCTGGCATTGCGAGATTGTGAGCGGCGATCCTACGGAAGCGGCGCTCGCCTTGCAGATCGCCTTCGCCCTGGACATAATGGCGCGCGGCGAATCCGATCCTCGCCCAACCTTGCCAATCAATCAACTCGACCCGGATCAGGGTCGCGCTGCTCCCCGCAGCGCGCTGCTGCTCGTTGGCAGCCCGCGCACCAGCACCAGCACCTCGCACGCTATTGGCGACTACCTCATGCAGCAACTCGAGGCGCGTGGCGTACAAACTGAAATCACCCACATCTACACGACGCTCAACAACCCGCACAAGATGCAACATCTGCTCGGCCAGATCGAGCGCGCCGACCTTACGGTGCCCGCTTTCCCTCTCTATTTCGACACCCTGCCCGCGCCCGTCATCCTGCTCCTGGAGCGGCTCGCCGCTCACCGCGCGGCGCATCCGGCCCCGGCCGCCGGCTTTGCCGCCCTGGTCAACTGCGGCTTCCCCGAACCGCAGCACAACGCCAATGCCCTCGCCGTCTGCGCCGAGTTCGCGCGCAGCGCCGGCTTCGCCTGGCTGGGCGGTCTGGCCCTCGGTGGAGGTGAAGGGGTAGTACACGGTACGCCGCTGACCGAACTGGACGGGCGCGCCAGGCCCCTGAAAAAGGCGCTCGCTCTGGCCGCCGAGGCTCTGGCGCGGGGGCGATCCATCCCCCCGGAAGCCCGGAAACTGATCAGCAGGCCGCTCATCCCCCCCTGGGCCTACCGGCTAGTTGGCACGTTCGGCTGGCGGCAGGCAGCCAGACGCTGGGGCGCGCACAAGCACCTGAAACGCCGGCCCTACCAGGCGGAGGAGTAG
- a CDS encoding NifB/NifX family molybdenum-iron cluster-binding protein, translating to MNIALVSNDGTRISRHFGRAQSYVVVTIAEGREVAREIRAKPARHGHSQHVLGLDEVGERQHGHDHDAILAPIADCAVVIANGIGAPMSQRVRQAGLQLICTPILSVDEAIAAFLAGTLDDHPELVH from the coding sequence ATGAACATCGCCCTGGTGAGCAACGACGGAACCCGGATAAGCCGTCACTTCGGGCGCGCGCAGAGCTACGTGGTGGTAACCATCGCGGAGGGGCGCGAGGTGGCCCGCGAAATTCGCGCCAAACCTGCGCGCCACGGCCACAGCCAGCATGTGCTCGGCCTCGACGAGGTTGGCGAGCGCCAGCATGGTCACGACCATGATGCTATACTGGCGCCTATCGCCGACTGCGCGGTCGTCATCGCCAACGGCATCGGCGCGCCGATGAGCCAGCGCGTGCGCCAGGCCGGGCTGCAACTCATCTGCACCCCCATCCTCAGCGTGGACGAGGCCATCGCCGCCTTCCTGGCAGGGACGCTGGACGACCATCCGGAATTGGTGCATTAA
- a CDS encoding STAS domain-containing protein, which produces MFQLTQRQINYGVFGLTTALSAITLVFVSLFYPHWEVLAQALVALALSGGLWFAYWRGWDQARYALLVFMTVVVAVGTDDEFLRDGFNHVIYAVPAMALVLAGPLWVLGSALAVLAAFVYRIGALYLDPLDLITFLFIIGGMTFSRLAVDNAWRLEAAKREAEEARAQAEQRERDLVAQAAELARRNAEQQRLLELVATLETPVIRLAEGILLAPLVGALDERRAQALTTRLLQEVSAQRARRVILDISGVPQVDDQVALALGNTTRALELLGCQVVLTGVSASVALTLTHLGITLEGVTIARSPQEALGR; this is translated from the coding sequence ATGTTCCAACTCACCCAGCGCCAGATCAATTACGGCGTGTTCGGGCTGACTACCGCGCTGTCAGCCATAACGCTAGTGTTTGTTTCCCTGTTCTATCCTCACTGGGAAGTGCTCGCGCAGGCCCTCGTGGCGCTTGCGCTCAGTGGCGGTCTCTGGTTTGCTTACTGGCGCGGTTGGGATCAGGCCCGCTACGCGCTGCTAGTTTTCATGACTGTGGTTGTCGCCGTCGGAACAGATGATGAGTTTTTGCGTGACGGCTTTAACCACGTGATCTACGCCGTTCCCGCAATGGCACTGGTGCTTGCCGGCCCCCTCTGGGTGCTGGGGAGCGCGCTGGCGGTGCTGGCTGCCTTTGTCTATCGCATAGGCGCGCTCTACCTTGACCCGCTTGATCTCATCACCTTTTTGTTCATTATCGGCGGGATGACCTTCAGTCGCCTGGCGGTTGACAACGCATGGCGTCTGGAAGCGGCAAAGCGCGAAGCGGAGGAGGCCCGCGCGCAGGCTGAACAGCGTGAACGTGACCTGGTTGCCCAGGCTGCCGAACTGGCGCGGCGCAACGCGGAGCAACAACGTCTGCTCGAACTGGTCGCCACCCTGGAGACCCCCGTGATCCGGCTGGCCGAGGGCATTTTGCTGGCGCCGCTCGTCGGCGCGCTCGACGAACGCCGCGCCCAGGCGCTTACCACGCGCCTGCTCCAGGAGGTCAGCGCGCAACGGGCGCGCCGGGTGATCCTCGATATTAGCGGGGTTCCCCAGGTGGACGACCAGGTGGCCCTGGCGCTGGGCAATACCACCCGCGCCCTGGAACTGCTCGGTTGTCAGGTCGTGCTTACCGGCGTCTCGGCCAGCGTGGCGCTTACCCTGACCCACCTGGGCATCACCCTTGAGGGGGTGACGATTGCGCGCTCGCCGCAGGAGGCGCTGGGGAGGTGA
- a CDS encoding ATP-grasp domain-containing protein produces MQRTIHKVLVANRGVPAVRIMHTCRDRKIPTTAVYSTPDRLAYHVFMADTAIHIGDAPPINSYLNGDRIIEAALASGSNAIHPGWGFLAENADFAQKVIDAGLIWIGPRPEVIRMMGDKIQAKEIARRSNVPTIPGIENVTRPEQITEWMCEQDIAFPIMIKAASGGGGKGMVRVDTPEQIPGALAQARSEARKSFGDDTVLVEKYIEHGRHIEVQVVADEYRHVVHLFERECTLQRRNQKIIEEAPSTLENDLRQEICVTAARLMRRIGYTSAGTVEFIFDPATQSFYFLEVNTRLQVEHGITELITGLDIVSIMLDVAEGKPLPIKQLDVVPNRCALEVRLNAEDPKTFGPSFGKITRLRTPLGPNVRVLLGAAEGEDIPPYYDSLFMLLMTSGADRADALRVMDRALTGDLRIEGIKTLAPLLLSIIRHPKFIAGDFSTKFIEQHLPELVSGFRERTSEDEMLRVAQYVAEISALGPQSWM; encoded by the coding sequence ATGCAACGCACCATCCACAAAGTGCTTGTGGCGAACCGCGGCGTTCCGGCGGTGAGGATCATGCATACCTGCCGTGACCGGAAGATCCCCACGACCGCGGTGTACAGCACGCCTGATCGGCTGGCCTATCACGTCTTTATGGCCGACACGGCCATTCATATCGGCGATGCGCCGCCGATTAATTCGTATCTGAACGGGGATCGGATCATCGAGGCCGCTCTGGCCAGCGGCTCGAACGCCATCCATCCTGGCTGGGGGTTTCTGGCGGAAAATGCCGACTTTGCCCAGAAGGTCATTGACGCCGGTCTGATCTGGATCGGCCCCAGGCCGGAGGTCATCCGCATGATGGGCGACAAGATCCAGGCCAAGGAGATTGCCCGGCGCTCGAATGTGCCGACCATCCCCGGAATCGAAAACGTCACCCGCCCCGAGCAGATAACCGAATGGATGTGCGAGCAGGACATCGCCTTTCCGATCATGATCAAAGCTGCCTCCGGCGGCGGCGGGAAGGGCATGGTTCGCGTTGACACGCCCGAGCAGATCCCCGGCGCGCTGGCCCAGGCCCGTTCCGAGGCCAGGAAATCCTTTGGCGACGATACGGTCCTCGTAGAAAAGTATATCGAGCATGGCCGGCACATCGAGGTGCAGGTGGTGGCCGACGAGTACCGGCACGTCGTCCACCTCTTTGAGCGCGAGTGCACCCTTCAGCGCCGCAACCAGAAGATTATCGAGGAAGCGCCTTCGACCCTGGAAAATGACCTGCGCCAGGAGATCTGCGTCACTGCGGCGCGCCTGATGCGCCGGATCGGCTATACTTCGGCCGGCACCGTGGAGTTCATCTTCGACCCCGCCACCCAGAGTTTCTACTTCCTCGAGGTCAACACCCGGCTCCAGGTCGAGCACGGCATCACCGAGCTCATCACCGGCCTGGACATCGTCAGCATCATGCTTGATGTCGCCGAGGGCAAGCCCCTGCCGATCAAGCAACTTGATGTCGTCCCCAACCGCTGCGCGCTCGAGGTGCGCCTGAACGCCGAGGACCCCAAGACCTTCGGCCCTTCGTTCGGCAAGATTACCCGTCTGCGCACGCCCCTCGGCCCTAATGTGCGCGTCCTGCTCGGCGCGGCGGAGGGCGAGGACATTCCGCCGTACTACGACTCGCTCTTCATGCTTCTGATGACTTCGGGCGCCGACCGGGCCGACGCGCTGCGGGTGATGGACCGGGCGCTCACCGGCGACCTGCGCATTGAGGGCATCAAGACCCTCGCGCCCCTGCTGCTGAGCATCATCAGGCACCCCAAGTTCATCGCTGGCGACTTCTCGACCAAGTTCATCGAGCAGCACCTGCCGGAGCTTGTCTCCGGCTTCCGCGAGCGCACCAGCGAGGACGAGATGCTCCGGGTCGCCCAGTACGTGGCCGAGATCTCCGCCCTGGGCCCGCAGAGCTGGATGTGA